The following coding sequences are from one Shewanella eurypsychrophilus window:
- a CDS encoding heavy metal translocating P-type ATPase: protein MKHLDCFHCAEPVLTGTQFTTFINNEEQVMCCPGCQAVSAAIIDAGLTNYYKYRTEPGSKQNALVPEELSSFSAFDLPEVQQDFVHQSSNISSVSLSIDGITCAACAWLIEHKLKHVNGIVKIQVNTTTERALVSWQENTIQLSKILNHISAIGYQAAPYQVDEQEIKSKNNSRQFLLKLGLAGFATMQVMMFALALYAGYFTDLEVQYRDYFRWVSLIFAAPVVFYSAQPFYFSAIRSIFSGRLNMDVSVSIAILGAYIASCIATINENGEVYFESVSMFTFFLLLGRYFEQNARQKASVSSSNLHKLIPLTAHRVTENVTKEIPAKSLKIGDVILVKPGEVVSADGVITQGMSSINEAMLTGEQLPVSKGDRCEVYAGTINIEQPIHVQVTAVGQDQLVAEIIRLQESASNNKPKVALYVDSISNYFTWTILFVAVLTYVVWKIYWPEDAFWVTLSVLVATCPCALALATPTAVTCATGIFTRIGVIVRKPGVFEKLPKIQHVVFDKTGTLTCGELEINSAELFSAMNKQEALAIAAALEMSSLHPIARAFDSYRDHQISAHSTQSHIGLGLSGSVLGTHYKIGSAKFVNLTDSDDHAIYLHDTKHLIAKFILSDSIRSDAAKTVKTLLAQGNRVSIASGDTSTHVDEVADKIGITEVNKGLSPGDKLALIQQYQSQSNVAMFGDGINDAPVLAGANLSIAMGSGAAVTKSSADLILLGDQLSRFTDAVKVAKLTEKIIKQNLCWALGYNLFIIPLAVTGHVLPYVAALGMSASSLIVVGNSLRLLKVRL, encoded by the coding sequence ATGAAGCATCTTGATTGTTTCCATTGTGCAGAGCCTGTCTTAACAGGTACTCAATTTACTACCTTCATTAACAATGAAGAGCAAGTTATGTGTTGCCCTGGCTGTCAGGCCGTTTCTGCTGCAATAATAGATGCCGGTTTAACCAATTATTATAAATATAGAACAGAGCCTGGTAGTAAACAAAATGCATTAGTGCCCGAAGAGCTTTCTAGTTTTTCAGCTTTCGATTTGCCCGAAGTTCAACAAGATTTTGTCCATCAGTCCAGTAATATCTCATCAGTTTCACTCTCAATCGATGGCATCACTTGTGCCGCCTGCGCCTGGTTAATCGAACATAAACTTAAGCACGTAAATGGTATTGTAAAAATTCAAGTTAATACCACAACTGAACGTGCTCTAGTCAGTTGGCAAGAAAACACCATTCAACTCAGCAAAATCTTAAATCACATTAGTGCTATTGGCTATCAGGCTGCTCCATATCAAGTTGATGAGCAAGAGATAAAGAGTAAGAATAACAGTCGCCAGTTTTTATTGAAGCTGGGCCTTGCCGGTTTTGCTACCATGCAAGTCATGATGTTTGCTCTGGCACTTTATGCTGGCTACTTTACCGATCTAGAAGTTCAATATCGAGATTATTTTAGATGGGTCAGTCTGATATTTGCTGCCCCTGTGGTCTTCTATTCGGCTCAACCTTTCTATTTTAGTGCGATCCGTTCGATTTTCAGCGGCCGTTTAAATATGGATGTGTCAGTTTCAATTGCGATTTTAGGCGCATATATTGCCAGCTGTATCGCAACGATTAATGAGAATGGTGAGGTGTATTTCGAATCTGTCAGCATGTTTACCTTTTTCCTTTTACTTGGTCGTTACTTCGAGCAAAATGCACGGCAAAAAGCATCCGTTAGCTCGAGTAATTTACATAAACTGATCCCGTTAACCGCCCATCGAGTAACAGAAAATGTAACAAAAGAAATTCCAGCTAAAAGCCTAAAAATAGGCGATGTCATCTTGGTTAAGCCTGGTGAGGTTGTCTCTGCTGATGGTGTGATCACACAAGGCATGTCTAGTATCAATGAAGCCATGTTAACCGGTGAACAGTTGCCTGTTAGCAAAGGGGATCGCTGTGAAGTCTATGCTGGGACCATCAATATTGAGCAGCCAATACATGTTCAAGTCACCGCTGTTGGACAAGATCAGTTAGTTGCCGAAATCATTCGATTACAAGAATCTGCATCGAATAATAAACCCAAAGTTGCCCTGTATGTTGATAGCATCTCTAACTATTTTACTTGGACAATTCTTTTCGTCGCCGTATTAACTTATGTCGTATGGAAAATATACTGGCCTGAGGATGCTTTTTGGGTCACGTTATCAGTATTAGTGGCAACCTGCCCTTGCGCTCTAGCGCTTGCGACCCCAACTGCAGTAACCTGCGCGACGGGTATATTTACGCGTATTGGTGTTATCGTAAGAAAGCCGGGTGTATTTGAAAAACTCCCCAAAATACAGCATGTCGTATTCGATAAAACGGGTACCCTCACATGTGGTGAGCTTGAAATCAATTCAGCCGAGCTCTTTTCTGCTATGAATAAGCAAGAAGCCCTTGCCATAGCTGCAGCACTAGAGATGAGCTCTCTGCACCCGATTGCAAGAGCATTTGATTCATATCGAGACCATCAAATATCGGCTCATAGCACTCAAAGTCACATAGGTTTAGGCCTGAGTGGTAGTGTTCTGGGGACTCACTATAAAATTGGCAGTGCTAAATTTGTTAACTTAACAGACTCTGATGACCATGCCATTTATCTGCATGACACTAAACACTTGATTGCGAAATTTATACTCAGTGATTCGATTCGGAGTGATGCTGCAAAAACAGTCAAGACCTTATTGGCACAGGGGAATAGAGTCTCTATTGCAAGTGGGGATACTTCTACTCACGTCGATGAAGTTGCAGATAAAATTGGTATTACCGAAGTCAATAAAGGACTCAGTCCTGGTGATAAGCTGGCGTTGATCCAGCAATACCAAAGCCAATCAAATGTTGCCATGTTTGGTGATGGTATTAACGATGCTCCGGTACTTGCCGGCGCGAATTTATCGATTGCAATGGGCAGTGGCGCCGCGGTCACTAAAAGCTCTGCTGACTTGATCTTACTTGGCGATCAACTCTCACGTTTTACCGATGCGGTAAAGGTCGCTAAGTTAACAGAAAAAATTATCAAACAAAATTTATGCTGGGCGCTGGGTTATAACCTGTTTATAATCCCACTCGCCGTTACGGGACATGTATTGCCCTATGTTGCCGCCCTTGGTATGTCCGCCAGTTCTTTGATCGTTGTGGGCAATAGTCTTAGATTATTAAAGGTTCGTTTATGA
- the ccoS gene encoding cbb3-type cytochrome oxidase assembly protein CcoS, producing the protein MSIIYVLIPIAMLFVLIAIGIFFWAVKSEQFDDLDRQSVSILFDDETQASKVSKDQQSTDSSKP; encoded by the coding sequence ATGAGTATCATTTATGTGTTAATTCCCATTGCCATGTTATTTGTCTTAATAGCCATCGGTATTTTTTTCTGGGCTGTGAAATCAGAACAGTTTGATGATTTAGATAGACAAAGTGTCTCTATTCTTTTTGATGATGAGACACAAGCGAGTAAGGTAAGCAAAGATCAACAATCAACCGACTCAAGCAAACCTTGA
- a CDS encoding sulfite exporter TauE/SafE family protein, with the protein MIDYNVTGAFLVGLMGAGHCIGMCGGLIGAFSSQIPKQQNQFSSRLNFLLSYNIGRILSYSLAGALVGGSASALGLLFDIDLYLITLRIIAGLMMIATGLYIAKIWSGVVQIERVGKLLWRFISPLANRIVPIKTLPQAFIGGVLWGWLPCGLVYSTLTWAVAANSAGQGAMIMAAFGLGTLPALLSAGMAANILGRWVQHRAVRLVSGLVLVVFGLQTLYIAFGQLN; encoded by the coding sequence TTGATCGACTATAACGTCACAGGGGCATTTTTGGTTGGTCTGATGGGGGCTGGTCATTGTATTGGTATGTGTGGTGGTCTAATTGGTGCTTTTTCTTCACAAATACCTAAACAACAGAATCAATTCTCTTCTCGATTAAACTTCCTTCTGAGTTACAACATTGGACGTATCTTAAGTTATTCTCTCGCAGGCGCTTTAGTCGGTGGCTCTGCTAGCGCGCTAGGCTTGCTGTTTGATATCGATCTTTATCTTATTACATTGCGTATCATTGCCGGATTGATGATGATAGCAACGGGTCTATATATTGCAAAAATATGGTCCGGAGTGGTACAGATTGAACGCGTAGGAAAGCTTCTGTGGCGTTTTATCTCACCATTGGCCAATCGGATAGTACCAATCAAAACACTGCCTCAAGCTTTCATTGGGGGGGTGTTATGGGGGTGGCTACCTTGTGGATTAGTGTATAGCACACTTACCTGGGCTGTAGCAGCTAACTCAGCAGGACAAGGTGCGATGATAATGGCTGCATTTGGGCTAGGAACCCTTCCTGCCCTGTTGAGTGCTGGCATGGCTGCAAATATACTTGGTCGTTGGGTACAGCACCGCGCAGTACGATTGGTGAGTGGATTAGTATTGGTAGTTTTTGGTTTACAAACTTTATACATTGCATTTGGACAGCTTAACTAG
- the etrA gene encoding electron transport transcriptional regulator EtrA yields the protein MTDKSKSRRSTVPGCAIHCHDCSMGSLCIPFTLNSNELDQLDDIIERKKPIQKGEQIFKSGDPLKSLFAIRSGTVKSFTITEQGDEQITGFHLAGDVIGFDGIHSQQHQSFAQALETSMVCEIPYATLDDLSGTMPKLRQQVMRLMSHEIQSDQEMILLLSKKNAEERLAAFISNLANRFGSRGFSPKEFRLTMTRGDIGNYLGLTVETISRLLGRFQKAALIEVKGKYITIINFERLSELAGNNAIAR from the coding sequence ATGACAGACAAGAGTAAGAGTCGTCGCTCGACAGTGCCTGGATGTGCCATTCACTGTCATGACTGTAGTATGGGGAGTCTATGTATTCCTTTCACACTCAATAGCAACGAACTCGATCAGCTAGATGACATCATTGAAAGAAAGAAGCCGATTCAGAAAGGTGAGCAAATCTTTAAGTCTGGTGATCCGCTAAAATCCCTTTTCGCAATTCGCTCAGGCACAGTTAAAAGCTTTACTATCACTGAACAAGGCGATGAACAGATCACGGGTTTTCACCTCGCTGGTGATGTCATCGGCTTTGATGGCATACACTCACAGCAACATCAAAGTTTTGCGCAAGCATTAGAAACTTCAATGGTGTGTGAGATCCCTTACGCCACATTAGATGACTTGAGTGGCACTATGCCCAAGTTAAGACAGCAAGTCATGCGCTTAATGAGCCATGAAATCCAAAGTGATCAAGAGATGATCCTCTTACTCAGTAAGAAGAATGCTGAAGAAAGACTTGCAGCATTTATCAGTAATTTAGCCAACCGTTTCGGCAGCCGTGGATTTTCTCCAAAAGAGTTCAGGTTAACGATGACTCGTGGTGATATCGGTAATTACTTAGGTTTAACCGTTGAAACGATTAGCCGCTTACTAGGTCGCTTCCAAAAAGCGGCACTGATTGAAGTTAAGGGTAAGTACATCACTATCATTAATTTCGAACGACTTTCTGAACTTGCTGGCAACAATGCAATAGCCAGATAA
- the uspE gene encoding universal stress protein UspE, translated as MKELKKLLVVIDPTSDVQPALARAIELASPTNASITVFLSIFDFSYEMTSILSGHEREAMRQGVIAQRQAWLAELLEGYANDSISIESDVIWHNRPFESIIQHAIAGNFDIIVKGTHLHDKLKSVIFTPTDWHLMRKAPVPVLLVKDHDWPVAGKILCAINVGSEDDDHQTLNGKIIEHAKVLAEQFDAQVHLVNGYPGTPVNLAIELPDFDAHTYGETIRMQHEQRVCYLANGYGISSDFCHVKEGLPEDVIPEIARQLDAELVILGTVGRTGFSAALIGNTAEHVIDSINCDLLAIKPDGYRSPLEEDNS; from the coding sequence ATGAAGGAATTAAAGAAACTCTTAGTCGTTATTGATCCCACCAGTGACGTACAACCTGCCCTTGCACGAGCCATTGAGTTAGCCTCTCCGACGAATGCCAGCATTACTGTTTTTTTGTCTATATTTGATTTCTCATATGAAATGACATCGATATTGTCAGGTCATGAACGGGAAGCCATGAGACAAGGTGTTATCGCGCAACGTCAAGCTTGGTTAGCCGAGCTACTAGAAGGCTATGCTAATGATAGCATCAGCATAGAAAGTGATGTTATCTGGCACAACCGGCCGTTCGAAAGTATCATTCAACATGCGATTGCGGGTAACTTTGATATTATCGTTAAAGGCACACATCTGCATGATAAGTTAAAATCCGTCATTTTTACTCCTACTGATTGGCATCTGATGCGTAAAGCCCCTGTTCCCGTGTTATTAGTCAAAGATCATGACTGGCCGGTAGCGGGTAAAATCTTATGTGCTATTAATGTTGGTTCAGAAGATGATGATCACCAAACATTAAACGGTAAAATCATTGAACATGCCAAAGTACTTGCCGAGCAATTTGATGCTCAGGTCCACCTCGTTAATGGCTATCCAGGAACACCTGTTAACCTAGCCATCGAGCTACCCGATTTCGATGCGCATACTTACGGAGAAACTATCCGTATGCAGCATGAACAAAGGGTATGTTATTTAGCCAATGGTTACGGGATATCGAGCGATTTTTGTCACGTAAAAGAAGGCCTGCCTGAAGATGTTATCCCAGAGATCGCACGTCAACTTGATGCAGAGCTGGTGATTTTAGGTACTGTTGGTCGAACTGGCTTTTCGGCAGCCTTAATTGGTAATACTGCAGAGCATGTTATAGATAGTATCAATTGTGATTTATTGGCCATTAAACCCGATGGGTACCGTTCACCTTTAGAAGAGGATAACAGTTAG
- the ttcA gene encoding tRNA 2-thiocytidine(32) synthetase TtcA translates to MSDILSKTQLTRMSKLQRKLRSEVGKAIADYQMIEEGDRVMCCLSGGKDSYAMLDILLNLQQRAPIKFEIVAVNLDQKQPGFPEEILPNYLDSLNVPYHILEKDTYSIVRSKIPEGQKTCSLCSRLRRGTLYGFAQKIGATKIALGHHRDDIIETMFLNMFYAGKQKAMPPKLLSDDGANMVIRPLAYSREKEIAEYAELKSFPIIPCNLCGSQENLKRASVKSMLEQWDIEHPGRIESIFTAMQNTSPSQGVDREQFDFLSLKRDADAPLKGEVAESDLPAFDFLDVANNGHIDLDAASRVSKEQKIDVVNTYTP, encoded by the coding sequence ATGTCCGACATACTCTCAAAAACACAGCTCACCCGTATGAGTAAGCTACAAAGAAAATTACGTAGTGAAGTGGGTAAGGCGATTGCTGATTACCAGATGATAGAAGAAGGTGATCGTGTCATGTGTTGTCTGTCAGGTGGCAAAGACAGCTATGCCATGTTGGATATCTTGCTCAATCTTCAGCAGAGGGCCCCGATTAAGTTTGAGATAGTGGCAGTGAACTTAGATCAGAAGCAGCCAGGTTTTCCTGAAGAGATACTGCCAAACTACTTGGATTCTCTCAATGTCCCTTACCATATTTTGGAGAAGGACACCTATTCTATCGTCAGATCAAAGATCCCTGAGGGACAAAAGACCTGTTCTTTATGTTCACGTTTACGCCGAGGCACTCTTTACGGCTTCGCTCAAAAAATTGGCGCGACAAAAATCGCGTTAGGCCATCACAGAGATGACATCATAGAAACCATGTTTCTTAATATGTTCTATGCCGGTAAGCAAAAAGCCATGCCGCCAAAGCTATTGTCTGATGATGGGGCGAATATGGTGATCAGGCCATTAGCTTATTCACGAGAAAAAGAAATAGCGGAATATGCCGAGTTAAAGTCATTCCCTATTATTCCTTGTAACCTTTGTGGTTCTCAAGAAAATCTCAAACGTGCATCGGTAAAGTCCATGCTCGAGCAATGGGATATTGAGCACCCAGGTCGAATCGAATCAATCTTCACCGCGATGCAAAATACTTCGCCTTCCCAGGGTGTTGACCGGGAACAATTCGACTTTCTATCACTCAAAAGAGATGCCGATGCCCCATTAAAAGGTGAAGTCGCCGAATCTGACTTACCCGCTTTCGATTTTCTAGATGTAGCCAATAATGGTCATATCGATCTGGATGCGGCAAGCCGAGTGTCTAAAGAACAAAAGATTGATGTCGTGAATACCTATACGCCGTAA
- a CDS encoding DUF2987 domain-containing protein: MKKVLLFSCLMVAVTSVQAAPISLEYQGFYQRLKQVNKGNYPLIEIAFSVPNKALCRVKSGVLTTEKESFPLTITEQQRIFLPYDAKLKSDRALIKLDIDGPSDKCSIAMQVRAKNTQQEYSQKQVLEIQAEMNRMLSDMQGFPMRYFSNDIAGVNFEFATDSKISVVIDGKEQIVTDKLRLSSEQINSLSSIEFNTKPLVVSPWTNG, from the coding sequence ATGAAGAAAGTCCTTCTGTTTAGTTGTTTAATGGTTGCAGTAACGAGTGTACAAGCAGCACCAATTTCGCTCGAGTATCAAGGGTTTTATCAAAGACTAAAACAAGTTAACAAAGGAAATTATCCTTTAATAGAGATTGCATTTTCGGTTCCCAATAAAGCACTTTGCCGAGTAAAGAGCGGAGTGTTGACCACTGAAAAAGAGTCGTTTCCATTAACTATCACAGAGCAACAAAGAATATTTTTACCTTACGATGCTAAGCTAAAATCTGATAGAGCTTTGATTAAGTTAGATATCGATGGCCCTAGTGATAAATGCAGTATTGCCATGCAGGTTAGAGCTAAAAATACACAGCAAGAGTACAGTCAAAAACAGGTATTAGAAATCCAAGCTGAAATGAACAGAATGCTCAGTGATATGCAGGGGTTTCCTATGCGCTATTTCAGTAATGATATCGCCGGCGTCAACTTTGAGTTTGCTACAGACAGTAAAATATCTGTAGTGATTGATGGTAAAGAGCAAATAGTCACAGATAAGCTCAGGCTGTCTAGTGAGCAAATCAATAGCCTCTCGAGTATTGAGTTTAACACTAAACCATTGGTCGTTAGTCCATGGACAAACGGCTGA
- a CDS encoding glucosaminidase domain-containing protein — protein sequence MRTGRVARITVALSLVILTLLIVRLLFITTDNIQQSTLGKLIENEQPMSLIPDFESMTNITVKKQAFFDYLRPAVRHQNAIILDERLFLQRSKQHLNDGLVLTDAEQYRVEEIANKYQYSSRSINDQTLKELLIRTDIVPESMVLIQAANETGWGSSRFAKEGLNFFGQWCFKTGCGLVPQARSAGKSHEVAKFNSVEDSVASYMRNLNSNAAYSLLRSIRADLRAQDKQPVAEQLVYGLVNYSERQEAYIDELLEMLRQNKQYLVENHEESPSV from the coding sequence ATGAGAACAGGTAGAGTCGCAAGAATAACTGTTGCACTGAGTCTGGTGATACTAACTTTGCTCATTGTTAGATTACTCTTTATAACAACAGATAATATTCAGCAGAGTACGCTCGGAAAGTTAATTGAAAATGAACAGCCGATGAGTCTGATCCCTGATTTTGAATCAATGACCAATATCACAGTAAAAAAACAGGCATTCTTCGATTATTTACGCCCAGCTGTTAGACATCAAAATGCGATTATCCTCGATGAACGTCTGTTTTTACAAAGAAGTAAACAGCACCTAAATGATGGATTAGTCCTCACAGATGCTGAACAATATCGAGTTGAAGAAATTGCCAATAAATATCAATACTCCTCAAGGAGTATTAACGATCAAACCCTCAAGGAGTTACTCATTAGAACTGACATCGTCCCTGAGTCGATGGTGCTTATACAGGCGGCTAATGAAACAGGTTGGGGCAGTTCAAGATTTGCTAAAGAGGGGCTTAACTTTTTTGGTCAGTGGTGTTTTAAAACGGGTTGTGGTTTAGTGCCTCAAGCACGTTCAGCGGGTAAGTCCCATGAAGTTGCAAAGTTTAATTCTGTTGAAGATTCAGTAGCTTCTTATATGAGAAATTTAAATTCCAATGCGGCTTATTCATTATTACGTTCTATCCGTGCAGATTTACGCGCTCAAGATAAACAGCCAGTAGCAGAACAGCTAGTGTATGGCTTAGTTAATTATTCCGAACGACAGGAAGCTTATATCGATGAGCTCCTGGAGATGTTACGTCAAAACAAGCAGTATTTGGTGGAGAATCATGAAGAAAGTCCTTCTGTTTAG
- the yvcK gene encoding uridine diphosphate-N-acetylglucosamine-binding protein YvcK — protein sequence MHNNKLNQFNNIVAVGGGHGLGRVLSALSFLGPKLTGIVATTDNGGSTGRLRQQQDCIAWGDLRNCLSQLSNHPSIGSLLFEYRFTGENELSGHNLGNLILLALDQLCVRPLEAVNLIRQLLKIETKVIPMSEEPTHLVATEASGNRVFGETSVDGMDCHPIALSLEPMVTATCEACDAVRNADLVLLGPGSFLTSIMPPLLLPKFAKALNESRAKVILIDNLTREPSPSADFSLQQRIDWCHQILGLNVVDQVLCHSDKSYQDGIISYRPLVSKHHIGLHDRDALADALASMVELNVDVKASATG from the coding sequence ATGCATAATAACAAATTAAATCAGTTTAACAATATCGTCGCTGTTGGTGGCGGTCATGGATTAGGTCGTGTGTTGTCTGCACTGTCTTTCCTTGGGCCTAAGCTTACCGGTATCGTTGCGACAACTGATAATGGTGGCTCCACCGGACGGTTACGACAACAGCAAGATTGTATTGCTTGGGGCGACCTAAGAAACTGCTTATCGCAGCTGTCGAATCATCCATCAATTGGCTCGTTACTGTTCGAGTATCGATTTACTGGCGAAAACGAACTTAGTGGCCATAATCTTGGCAATTTAATATTGTTAGCATTAGACCAGCTTTGTGTTCGTCCTTTAGAAGCGGTCAACCTCATCAGGCAATTGCTAAAAATTGAAACAAAGGTCATCCCTATGTCCGAGGAACCAACGCATTTAGTCGCCACTGAGGCGAGTGGCAATCGCGTATTTGGTGAAACCAGTGTAGATGGAATGGATTGCCACCCTATCGCTTTATCGTTAGAGCCAATGGTTACGGCCACGTGTGAAGCATGTGATGCGGTTAGAAACGCTGATCTTGTTCTCTTAGGCCCTGGAAGCTTTCTCACTAGCATTATGCCACCATTATTATTGCCTAAGTTTGCCAAAGCCTTAAATGAGTCACGAGCGAAAGTGATTCTAATCGATAACTTAACCCGAGAGCCTTCACCATCTGCAGATTTTTCATTGCAGCAGAGAATAGACTGGTGCCATCAGATATTAGGGCTCAATGTTGTCGACCAAGTCTTATGCCATTCAGATAAAAGCTATCAAGACGGGATCATTTCCTACCGCCCTCTCGTCAGTAAACATCACATAGGACTGCATGACCGTGACGCCTTAGCGGATGCATTGGCGAGCATGGTTGAATTAAATGTAGACGTTAAGGCGAGTGCGACAGGATAA
- a CDS encoding amino acid aminotransferase — MIFTQVELAAADPILGLTDAFKADKRTDKVNLGVGIYKNEAGLTPILKSVKQAEEILLATEKSKSYLGMEGVEAYNSAVQGLLFGADHEIIKNKRALTAQAPGGTGSLRVAAEFLMRNTESKTIWVSNPTWANHQNIFKSAGLSIEQYRYYKAETHGKDFDAMVADLKMAKTGDLVLLHGCCHNPTGIDLTEAEWHVMAKLCLDNGLVPLFDFAYQGFGTGVDEDAQGLRIVASQVPELIIANSFSKNFGLYNERIGAVTVVADTESNAVKAFSQVKSTIRGNYSNPPAHGALIVSTILADAELKLLWETELTEMRERIAKMRTLFVETLKSEGVSQDFSFISSQNGMFSFSGLTKEQVAQLKDEHAVYIVGSGRISVAGMTKENMPVICKAIAAVLA, encoded by the coding sequence ATGATATTTACCCAGGTTGAACTTGCTGCTGCCGATCCCATTCTAGGCCTTACTGATGCTTTTAAAGCTGATAAAAGAACAGATAAAGTGAACCTTGGTGTTGGGATTTATAAGAACGAAGCTGGGTTGACCCCAATTTTAAAATCGGTAAAACAAGCCGAAGAAATATTACTCGCCACAGAAAAGAGCAAAAGTTACTTAGGCATGGAAGGCGTTGAAGCCTATAACAGTGCCGTTCAAGGCTTATTGTTTGGTGCAGATCACGAAATCATCAAGAATAAACGTGCATTAACTGCTCAAGCTCCCGGTGGAACCGGCTCTTTAAGAGTTGCCGCTGAATTCTTAATGCGAAATACAGAGTCTAAAACTATCTGGGTGAGTAATCCGACTTGGGCGAATCATCAGAACATTTTCAAATCTGCGGGTCTTTCCATAGAGCAGTACCGTTATTATAAGGCTGAGACACACGGCAAAGATTTCGATGCTATGGTCGCCGACTTAAAAATGGCTAAAACGGGCGACTTAGTACTATTACATGGTTGCTGTCATAACCCAACGGGTATCGATCTCACTGAAGCTGAGTGGCATGTGATGGCTAAGTTATGTCTAGATAATGGTTTAGTTCCTTTGTTCGACTTTGCCTACCAAGGATTCGGAACCGGTGTTGATGAAGATGCACAAGGTTTACGTATTGTAGCAAGTCAGGTGCCCGAGCTCATCATAGCGAACTCTTTTTCTAAAAACTTCGGTTTATATAATGAAAGAATTGGTGCCGTCACGGTAGTTGCAGATACTGAGTCTAATGCCGTTAAAGCCTTTAGTCAGGTGAAAAGTACCATTCGAGGAAACTACTCGAACCCTCCAGCTCATGGCGCTTTAATCGTCAGCACTATCTTGGCCGATGCAGAGCTGAAATTGCTTTGGGAAACTGAGCTTACAGAAATGCGCGAACGCATTGCTAAAATGCGCACACTTTTTGTTGAAACCCTAAAAAGTGAGGGTGTCAGCCAAGACTTTAGTTTTATCTCGAGCCAGAACGGCATGTTCAGTTTCTCAGGTTTAACCAAAGAGCAAGTTGCTCAGCTTAAAGATGAGCATGCGGTATATATTGTTGGATCAGGTCGTATCAGTGTTGCTGGCATGACGAAAGAAAATATGCCTGTGATCTGTAAAGCCATTGCAGCAGTACTTGCGTAA